From Proteus vulgaris:
AATTTTGAGGTATTGATTTTTCCATCAGCAGTACAACCAGCAAGAAATAACGTAGCTAATGATACAGAAATGATAATTGCTTTTTTCATAGTAGCTCCTTGACACTCTTTTATTTTTATTTTTACTAAAAACCGTCTAATTGATTATTTAGTAGTCTTTAAACTAGAAATATCTAATCGTTTATAACTGCCTTGAGTATAGCGAACAAATGGAGAAATATTTGAGTTATTGAGCTATTAAGGAAAAAAATAAGAACTATTGCGAAGGTTTTGAAAAGAGAGGGAAAAACAGAAAACAATGGCGGACAAATGAAAGCAACAATTAGTGTACCATACCGAATTACCAGTAATCTAATTATCTATTAATAATAGATTTAGCATTAATTTCATTATTCACACGACTTATTGTTTACTGCTTATCCCTAGCAATCGTATTACCTATTTGAAGCGCAGACAAAATAGATATGATCACTTTCAGTAGTACTGAACGATAACAAGCAAATAACTTTACAGTCACGGTTAATCTACCTGAATAAAGAAATAATAATATGTCTTAAATCAAAAAAATTAAATATTTTAAAATATACTGCAATATTTTGAAATATTTGCAATATCTCATCATTAAGTAAGAAATATTTAACAGATGTGTCATTTTTTAAACCTAAACAACACCAGAGAGTTTATCTAAAAAAAGATAATTCGTCAAACCGTAAGTGCTTAGAATATAGCGTCTATTTTTTTACTTTATGTAGAATAGCTATACAAGTAAACAAATTGTCTAAAGATATTCGGTATGAATAATGATTAAATTAATTTATGCATCTCACTTAAAAAACACATTCCAATGCCGAAAAACTGTATAAATCATTCAGAAATTGGAAAAAAAATTTAATAAAAAAATAATGAAGAAAAAAAATTTCTGTATTTTTTTATTCTATTTTTCTTTTTGAACAGCATAGAGCTAATCTAACTAAATGCCAAAAGTGTGATCAATGTTGCATTATAAATAGTCTAGAAATAGAGAAAGGATCTAAATGAGAGGAATAGTAATGATAAAAAAATTGTTAATTTAAACCTCCCCGCTTTTATACAAAAAGCGGGGAGCATATTTTATGAACTATAAAGCGCGTAATGAAAAATGACGAGGCCTAAAACCTAATACATACAAAGCAACAAAATAACTGCCAGCCCCAACTACAACGACGAGTAATAGACGTAAAATACGCATAAGCATACTTCCGATATCCCAGCTTGGCATGATCCATAACATTCCAACTAAAACAGCCCCCATTACCACCAACGCAATTGTTAGTTTTAACAAAAAGACTGGCCAACCCGCCAAAGGTTGATAAATATCTTTTTTACGAATTTGCCAAAATAACATAGAGGCATTAAAACAAGCTGCAATACCAATAGAAAGCGCAAGACCAACGTGCTTTAAACTACCGACAAATGCGAGATTCATTAATTGTGTCAGTATTAATGTTGCGATAGCAATTTTTACAGGTGTTTTAATATCCTGACGAGAATAGAATCCAGGCGCTAAGATTTTTATGATAATAAGTCCCATCAGCCCAACACAGTAAGCGATTAACGCTTGTTGTGTCATTAACGCATCATGAGCATTAAAATTACCATACTGGAATAAAGATGCTGTTAACGGCCCTGATAATACAGCTAAACCAATCGTACAAGGTAGTGCCAATAAAAAGCACAGCCTTAATCCCCAATCCATTAGCTTTCTATATTCTTCAGTATTACCACTAGCAAAACTCTTCGATAATGAAGGTAATAAAATAGTGCCTAATGCAACCCCTAACACCCCAGTCGGTAGCTCCATAAGACGATCAGCATAATACATCCAAGAAACCGACCCTGACACTAAGAAAGAAGCAAAAATTGTATTGATAATTAAAGATATTTGGCTAACCGAAACACCTAAAATAGCAGGCCCCATTAATTTTAAAACACGCCAAACAGCACTGTTTTTAAATGAGACTCTAGGTAGTACAAGCATACCGATTTTTTTCAAATGTGGTAATTGGTAACCAAGTTGTAATATTCCGCCAGCAACAACCGCCCATGCCAATGCCATAATTGGTGGATTACAATAAGGTGCAACTACCAAAGCAAAAAATATCATACTGACATTGAGTAATGTCGGTGCAAAAGCAGGTACGGAAAAACGGTTCCATGTATTTAAAATAGAGCCCGTTAATGAAGCCAAAGAAATAAGGAAAATATAAGGAAAGGTTATTCGTAATAAATCGGTCGTAAGTTGAAACTTATCTGGCGAGCTACTAAAACCTGGCGCTGTGACATAAATAACCCATGGTGCAGCGATAATACCAATCACCGTAACAACGGCAAGGATCAGTGTTAGCATACCTGAAACATAAGCAATAAAAGTACGTGTTGCTTCATCACCTTGCTGACTTTTATATTCAGCTAATATTGGCACAAAGGCTTGAGAAAATGCCCCTTCTGCAAAAATACGACGAAGTAAATTCGGTAATTTAAATGCAACAAAAAAAGCATCTGTTGCCATACCTGCGCCAAAAATACGCGCAATGATTGCATCACGAATGAATCCTAAAACCCGTGAAAACATAGTCATAGAACTCACTGCGGCCAGTGATTTAAGTAAATTCATAAAGTCATTCTAATTTTTGTTGAATGGAATAAAAAGAAAGGGACTATACTCCGTCTCTAACATCGAAAAATCAATCATCAATTGGCTAAAAATAAGCAGTTTCAACTTACTTTTAACTAATTCCAATAAGAGAAAAACACCTATAATTTATGGTCTAGCTAATATTTTTCTCAACATTAATTCCAACATCGTTTGGCTATCATTTTCACTAAACTCAGGATCGATAATATTTCTCCCCATAGAACCATCTGCAATCACAAATAACCAAGTAGCCATTTTTTCTGGCTCTAATAGCGGATCAATTTGCCCTTTTTTAATACCGTTTTCTAACATGGCAATCAAACGTTGCTTATTGTTTCTTTCATTTTCAATGAAAATTTCGTGAATACTCGCATTACGTGAAGCTTCAGCAAAAATTTCAATACTAATGCGCGCGTACTCTGGATGATTATAAAGCGCTATAATCTCTGTCATTAAACCAATAACTGCCTGAATACTCTCTTCTTGCGCTTCATAACGACAAAAAATCTCATCAAAAAGCTGTGCATCTTCTAATGCAATCGCTTCAATAATCGCATTTTTATTGGGAAAATAATGAAATACATTTCCGGGACTCATCCCTGCTTCATGACAAATTTCTGCTGTTGATGTGGAATGAAAGCCTTTTACGGCAAAGCAACGCATTGCAGCATCAATGATGTGCTTCATTTTTGCTTTTTGTTTTTCAGTCGCTGTCTTGTTCATAACCTAAAATCTCTAGACAAAATAAATCAGACTGATTAGTCTAGAATAAAGTAGACCAAACAGTCTAAAAGTTAACCCTATTATTGCAGAGTAACGATATCATGCAATTACTTAATGGACACTATCAGCTTCGTGTTGCAGAGCCTTCAGATATTCCTGAAATTATTCAATTGTTTGCACAAGCTTTTCGTTTTAAATTGAATGCTTTTAATATTGATAGTGCTCACCCTAAACAGAGTCAGCAATTAGAAGCCATTTGGAATACACTAGCGTGTAAAAAGAATAGCCAACAATTTGTTGTCACCGAAAATGAAAAGATAATTGCAACATTTTGTTTAGTCACAAAAGAAGCTCAATTTATGTCAAATTCTTTTGCTAAAACACCTTTCTCTAATTATTGGCGCTATGGCATTACTCATTATATTAAGCAAAAAATTTTCTTTTCATTATTTGATTATACGCCAAAAGAAAATGAAGTTTATTTAGCTCATATTGCTGTTTTACCCACTTATCAAGGTCATGGTATCGCTTATGCAATACTTCAATGGATATCGCAATACAGTAAAGATATTCTGAAAAAAGTATATTTATCACTTTATGTGGATACTCATCATAAAGGTGCTCTTTATTTATATCAAAAAGATGGGTTTTATATTGAAAGAAAAGAATCATCGCGCCTAACACAATCTATTTTTCATATTCAACATTGGTATTATATGTTGAAAAAAATCAACTAAAGGCAAATTCGATATCACTATTAGCATCAATATATGGATTAAAAGCACTGAAAAAAAGATATCACTATAATTATAAACAGTGCTTTATCCTTAACAACATGAGCTATTTATCTTTTGCAGTAAGTTCTTGTTGTTAATGCGGTTAATACATGATCACGCCATTCTTG
This genomic window contains:
- the murJ gene encoding murein biosynthesis integral membrane protein MurJ; the encoded protein is MNLLKSLAAVSSMTMFSRVLGFIRDAIIARIFGAGMATDAFFVAFKLPNLLRRIFAEGAFSQAFVPILAEYKSQQGDEATRTFIAYVSGMLTLILAVVTVIGIIAAPWVIYVTAPGFSSSPDKFQLTTDLLRITFPYIFLISLASLTGSILNTWNRFSVPAFAPTLLNVSMIFFALVVAPYCNPPIMALAWAVVAGGILQLGYQLPHLKKIGMLVLPRVSFKNSAVWRVLKLMGPAILGVSVSQISLIINTIFASFLVSGSVSWMYYADRLMELPTGVLGVALGTILLPSLSKSFASGNTEEYRKLMDWGLRLCFLLALPCTIGLAVLSGPLTASLFQYGNFNAHDALMTQQALIAYCVGLMGLIIIKILAPGFYSRQDIKTPVKIAIATLILTQLMNLAFVGSLKHVGLALSIGIAACFNASMLFWQIRKKDIYQPLAGWPVFLLKLTIALVVMGAVLVGMLWIMPSWDIGSMLMRILRLLLVVVVGAGSYFVALYVLGFRPRHFSLRAL
- a CDS encoding GNAT family N-acetyltransferase, with the translated sequence MQLLNGHYQLRVAEPSDIPEIIQLFAQAFRFKLNAFNIDSAHPKQSQQLEAIWNTLACKKNSQQFVVTENEKIIATFCLVTKEAQFMSNSFAKTPFSNYWRYGITHYIKQKIFFSLFDYTPKENEVYLAHIAVLPTYQGHGIAYAILQWISQYSKDILKKVYLSLYVDTHHKGALYLYQKDGFYIERKESSRLTQSIFHIQHWYYMLKKIN
- a CDS encoding TetR/AcrR family transcriptional regulator — its product is MNKTATEKQKAKMKHIIDAAMRCFAVKGFHSTSTAEICHEAGMSPGNVFHYFPNKNAIIEAIALEDAQLFDEIFCRYEAQEESIQAVIGLMTEIIALYNHPEYARISIEIFAEASRNASIHEIFIENERNNKQRLIAMLENGIKKGQIDPLLEPEKMATWLFVIADGSMGRNIIDPEFSENDSQTMLELMLRKILARP